A genomic region of Ornithorhynchus anatinus isolate Pmale09 chromosome 7, mOrnAna1.pri.v4, whole genome shotgun sequence contains the following coding sequences:
- the TREML2 gene encoding trem-like transcript 2 protein, which yields MKASPGRPPRIAAVEAQGGQWPGVIWAARKRMEPGVRCPQSLLLLLLLLLMLWVSALQDEEVYTKVSRREGETLTVSCPYLVRPNRREGKVWCKVRRRKCDPNFSRAWTTGPRYLLQDDPLAGLITVAMNGLRLQDSGKYWCMRNSSHTLYPIKGIQLVVSHAPSKESRPETTESSHWNLVASITARSPTTVTATAIEPPGARSSTILSGSTIRSAPAALPTTAKITSPTIRSLTVARHRTIKTLAVTRHPTTGSPSEATPSTTRSSALARSSPTRSLTTVRSTPTAVAKSFSTGPPSVTWSFSISLPTGAKSSSTKSPTMARSASTRSPAMARGLSTRSSTMAVVLITGASTKARVLPATPPSKARCPSSLGMDDVISSFRDASLTVPVVLVGCLWFLMLAAVFYGFWKKSRMRTYHV from the exons ATGAAAGCTAGTCCTGGGCGCCCACCCCGAATCGCTGCAGTGGAGGCCCAAGGTGGCCAGTGGCCGGGGGTAATCTGGGCAGCCCGGAAGAGGATGGAGCCAGGTGTCCGGTGCCCCCAGAgcttgttgttgctgctgctgctgctgctgatgctctgggtttcag CCCTCCAGGACGAGGAAGTATACACCAAAGTGAGCCGGCGGGAGGGAGAGACGCTGACGGTCAGCTGCCCCTACCTGGTTCGGCCCAACCGGCGGGAAGGCAAGGTCTGGTGCAaagtgaggaggagaaaatgTGACCCCAACTTCAGCAGGGCCTGGACCACCGGCCCCCGCTACCTGCTCCAGGATGACCCCCTGGCCGGGCTGATTACAGTGGCCATGAATGGGCTACGCCTTCAGGACTCGGGGAAGTACTGGTGCATGCGTAATAGCTCCCACACGCTCTACCCGATCAAGGGCATCCAACTGGTGGTGTCTCacg CACCCAGCAAAGAGTCCCGCCCCGAGACAACAGAGTCCTCCCACTGGAATCTAGTCGCCTCAATTACAGCCAGATCCCCTACCACGGTCACAGCCACAGCCATTGAGCCCCCAGGTGCCCGATCTTCAACCATTCTGTCTGGCAGCACTATCAGATCGGctcctgctgctctccccaccacCGCCAAGATTACCTCTCCCACCATCAGATCTCTGACTGTGGCCAGACATCGCACTATCAAGACCCTGGCCGTGACCAGGCACCCCACAACCGGATCTCCATCCGAGGCCACACCTTCCACCACAAGATCCTCAGCCTTGGCCAGGTCCTCCCCGACGAGGTCTCTCACCACGGTCCGATCCACTCCTACCGCCGTGGCCAAGTCTTTCTCCACCGGCCCTCCCTCTGTGACCTGGTCCTTTTCCATCAGTCTTCCCACCGGGGCCAAATCCTCTTCCACGAAGTCCCCCACCATGGCTAGATCCGCTTCCACCAGGTCTCCGGCTATGGCCAGGGGTCTCTCCACTAGATCTTCCACCATGGCTGTAGTCCTCATCACTGGAGCGTCAACCAAGGCGAGAGTTCTTCCGGCCACGCCTCCCTCCAAGGCCAGGTGCCCTTCCAGTCTAGGAATGGATGATGTCATTTCCAG CTTTCGGGATGCGAGCCTCACTGTGCCGGTGGTGTTGGTGGGGTGCCTCTGGTTCCTGATGTTGGCAGCTGTGTTTTACGGCTTCTGGAAGAAGAGTCGGATGAGAA CTTACCATGTGTGA
- the TREM2 gene encoding triggering receptor expressed on myeloid cells 2 isoform X1 codes for MLTQLGLQTIMGWRWPPLLLLLVLFSGSELGWTVPTVVTGVEGQTLSISCPYDRKVHWRRLKTWCRQGAGGQCQPVVSSHHSWFSFMRKWNGSTGIMDDTLAGILTVTIQNLRRQDGGLYQCQSVHRGMAGTLRSVQVDVLDGPSLEPRISGEPPTILEQSPEQALGPGQALIEHSVSRSPSELGDLLPANFLLLLTGLLVSKILTAMGLVTLARCRRSQDPDAEGGQSDVHPLQPRPGGSES; via the exons ATGCTCACTCAACTCGGTCTCCAGACCATCATGGGGTGGCGGTGGCcaccgctgctgctgcttctcgtcCTGTTCTCGGGCTCAG AGCTCGGCTGGACCGTCCCCACCGTAGTGACGGGGGTAGAGGGCCAGAccctctccatctcctgcccctaTGACCGGAAGGTGCACTGGAGGCGACTGAAGACCTGGTGTCGCCAGGGCGCCGGAGGGCAGTGCCAGCCGGTGGTGAGCTCCcatcactcctggttctccttcatGAGGAAGTGGAATGGCAGCACGGGCATCATGGACGACACGCTGGCCGGGATCCTCACCGTCACCATCCAGAATCTCCGCCGGCAGGATGGCGGGCTCTACCAGTGTCAGAGTGTCCACAGGGGCATGGCAGGCACCCTGAGGAGTGTCCAGGTGGATGTACTGGATG GCCCATCGCTGGAGCCTCGGATCTCCGGGGAGCCCCCCACAATCTTGGAGCAGTCCCCCGAGCAGGCCCTGGGCCCTGGGCAGGCCCTAATCGAGCACAGCGTTTCCAG AAGCCCCTCTGAGTTGGGAGACCTGCTGCCTgccaacttcctcctcctcttgaccGGCCTCCTGGTCAGCAAGATTCTGACTGCCATGGGCCTCGTCACCCTGGCCCGCTGCCGGAGGAGCCAGGATCCAGATGCGGAGGGTGGGCAGAGCGACGTCCACCCGCTCCAGCCTCGGCCAG GGGGAAGTGAATCCTGA
- the TREM2 gene encoding triggering receptor expressed on myeloid cells 2 isoform X2: MLTQLGLQTIMGWRWPPLLLLLVLFSGSELGWTVPTVVTGVEGQTLSISCPYDRKVHWRRLKTWCRQGAGGQCQPVVSSHHSWFSFMRKWNGSTGIMDDTLAGILTVTIQNLRRQDGGLYQCQSVHRGMAGTLRSVQVDVLDGPSLEPRISGEPPTILEQSPEQALGPGQALIEHSVSSPSELGDLLPANFLLLLTGLLVSKILTAMGLVTLARCRRSQDPDAEGGQSDVHPLQPRPGGSES; encoded by the exons ATGCTCACTCAACTCGGTCTCCAGACCATCATGGGGTGGCGGTGGCcaccgctgctgctgcttctcgtcCTGTTCTCGGGCTCAG AGCTCGGCTGGACCGTCCCCACCGTAGTGACGGGGGTAGAGGGCCAGAccctctccatctcctgcccctaTGACCGGAAGGTGCACTGGAGGCGACTGAAGACCTGGTGTCGCCAGGGCGCCGGAGGGCAGTGCCAGCCGGTGGTGAGCTCCcatcactcctggttctccttcatGAGGAAGTGGAATGGCAGCACGGGCATCATGGACGACACGCTGGCCGGGATCCTCACCGTCACCATCCAGAATCTCCGCCGGCAGGATGGCGGGCTCTACCAGTGTCAGAGTGTCCACAGGGGCATGGCAGGCACCCTGAGGAGTGTCCAGGTGGATGTACTGGATG GCCCATCGCTGGAGCCTCGGATCTCCGGGGAGCCCCCCACAATCTTGGAGCAGTCCCCCGAGCAGGCCCTGGGCCCTGGGCAGGCCCTAATCGAGCACAGCGTTTCCAG CCCCTCTGAGTTGGGAGACCTGCTGCCTgccaacttcctcctcctcttgaccGGCCTCCTGGTCAGCAAGATTCTGACTGCCATGGGCCTCGTCACCCTGGCCCGCTGCCGGAGGAGCCAGGATCCAGATGCGGAGGGTGGGCAGAGCGACGTCCACCCGCTCCAGCCTCGGCCAG GGGGAAGTGAATCCTGA
- the TREML1 gene encoding trem-like transcript 1 protein, with protein MGPALVLLILLELAGQIKADGDLDVVQRQEGDCISLECHYPLQHSRAQKIWCRVSTEGECPPLASSAVNRGSPPRSRARLTDLGRGYSVVTMNALKPGDSGEYKCMVDTTPQSLTVRRVSLQVSPRGEDMVGAARGPRGLCPGNQGGLSLGGGALRAFTGSVGGGEGGAFPQPHIWGKEAASWTVVGDN; from the exons ATGGGCCCTGCCCTTGTCCTCCTGATCCTCCTGGAACTGGCAG GCCAGATCAAGGCAGATGGTGACCTGGACGTGGTGCAGAGGCAGGAGGGTGATTGCATCTCTCTGGAATGCCACTATCCGCTGCAGCACTCCCGGGCACAGAAGATCTGGTGCCGGGTGTCCACAGAGGGGGAGTGCCCGCCGCTGGCCTCTTCTGCGGTGAACAGGGGGAGCCCGCCTAGGAGCCGGGCACGGCTAACGGACCTGGGCAGAGGCTATAGCGTGGTGACTATGAATGCCCTGAAGCCTGGGGACAGTGGAGAGTACAAGTGCATGGTGGACACCACCCCCCAGTCACTGACTGTCAGGAGGGTCTCTCTGCAGGTCTCCCCCAGGGGTGAGGATATGGTCGGGGCAGCCCGGGGGCCCAGAGGGCTTTGTCCTGGGAATCAAGGGGGTCTCAGTCTTGGGGGGGGAGCACTGAGGGCATTCACGGgaagtgtggggggaggggaaggaggagcctttCCCCAGCCTCATATCTGGGGGAAGGAAGCTGCTTCCTGGACTGTGGTTGGAGATAATTGA